The Primulina tabacum isolate GDLZ voucher LSFC59-2 chloroplast, complete genome genome includes the window TTTTTATGCAAACAAATAGGGGGCAAGAAAACTCTATGGAAAGATGGTGGTTTAATTCGATGGTGTTTAAAAAGGAGTTAGAGCGTAGGTATGGGATAAAGAACTCAATGGACAATCTTGGTCCTGTTGAAAATACTAGTGAAAGTGAAGATCCGAATAGAAAAGGTAGGGCTAAAAACATTCATAGTTGCAGGGGTCGTGACAATTCTAGTTACACTAATGTGGATCATTTATTCGGCTTCAAAGACATTTGGAATTTCATCTCTGATGATACTTTTTTAGTTAGGGATAGTAATGGAGATACTTATTCTATCTATTTTGATATTGAAAATCATATTTTTGAGATTGACAACGACCATTCTTTTATGAGTGAATTAGAGAATTCTTTTTATCATTATCGCAATTCTAGTTGTATGAATAATGGATCTACGAGTGAAGATTCCTTATGCAATCGTTACATGTATGTAACTCAATTTAGTTGGAATAATCACATTAATAGTTGCATTGACAGTTATCTTCAGTCTCAAATCTGTATTGATACGTCCATTGTAAGTGATAGTAGTGACAGTTACATTTCTAGGTACATTTTTGATAAACGTAGAACTAGTAGCGAAAGCGGGAGGTCCAGTCTACGAACCCGCGCGAAGAGTAGTGATTTAACTCTAAGAGAAGGGTCTAATGATCTCGATGCAACTCAAAAATACAGGCATTTGTGGGTTCAATGCGAAAATTGTTATGGATTAAATTATAAAAAATTTTTGAAATTAAAAATGAATATTTGTGAACAATGTGGATATCATTTGAAAATGAGTAGTTCAGAAAGAATCGAACTTTCGATTGATCCCGGTACTTGGGATCCTATGGATGAAGACATGGTCTCTCTGGATCCCATTGGATTTCATTCGGAGGAGGAGCCTTATAAAGATCGTATTGATTCTTATCAAAGAAAGACAGGATTAACTGAGGCTGTTCAAACAGGTGTAGGTCAACTAAATGGTATTCTCGTAGCAATTGGGGTTATGGATTTTCAGTTTATGGGGGGTAGTATGGGATCCGTGGTGGGGGAGAAAATCACTCGTTTGATTGAGTACGCTACCAATCGACTTATACCTCTTATTATAGTGTGCGCTTCGGGGGGGGCGCGCATGCAAGAAGGAAGTTTGAGCTTAATGCAAATGGCTAAAATATCATCTGCCTTATATGATTATCAATCCAATAAAAAGTTATTTTATGTATCAATCCTTACATCTCCTACTACTGGTGGGGTAACAGCTAGTTTTGGTATGTTGGGAGATATCATTATTGCCGAACCCAATTCCTACATTGCATTTGCGGGTAAAAGAGTAATTGAACAAACATTGAATAAAACAGTACCTGAAGGTTCACAAGCGGCTGAATATTTATTCCAGAAAGGTTTATTCGACCTAATCGTACCGCGTAATACTTTAAAAAGTGTTCTGAGTGAGTTATTTAAGCTCCACGCCTTTTTTCCGTTGAATTCAAATTCAATCAAGTAGAGCGTATTAAGTTCAATTATTTTATTTGTAGCAACCAAGTAGTTAGCTTGTCGGAATTAAAGTAAATAAGAACGCAATTTTCTTTGGTTGGTGACCTAAGATCTAATTGTAGATTGTAGAAAGAAGCAAAAGTTGCGGATAACTCTTTTTTTTACCTAGATTTCCCATTACTAATTAAGAAGTCTTTATCAAGAAGATAAAAGCGTGAGTTCTTCCTTTCGTGACATTAGGCAAATAAAACGAATTTCGCCTTACGTAGATAATCAAATATAGAAAAGATAGATATATAGTTTTTTATCTTTCTGCATCGCCCAAAATCTCATTTTCACTAAAAATCCTGGTTGTGTCGCATTCTAGCAAATCTTTCGATAATTTGTAAGAAACCTTTTCAAATTAGAAGACAAGAACAAAACACAAAGAAATTAAGAAAAAAATATAATTAATATAATAAAGTTGATTATCATAGGTATCTTTCGTGTAGAAAGATGAAAAAGTCCATTTATTTAGTTCTACATTCCTTGGACTTAGTCTATATACTCACTTAGATATATAGATATTTATTACTTCTATAAGAATTTTCAAATTCAATTTCTTAAGAAATTGAATTGAATAATAAAGACCAATTCATAATA containing:
- the accD gene encoding acetyl-CoA carboxylase beta subunit — translated: MQTNRGQENSMERWWFNSMVFKKELERRYGIKNSMDNLGPVENTSESEDPNRKGRAKNIHSCRGRDNSSYTNVDHLFGFKDIWNFISDDTFLVRDSNGDTYSIYFDIENHIFEIDNDHSFMSELENSFYHYRNSSCMNNGSTSEDSLCNRYMYVTQFSWNNHINSCIDSYLQSQICIDTSIVSDSSDSYISRYIFDKRRTSSESGRSSLRTRAKSSDLTLREGSNDLDATQKYRHLWVQCENCYGLNYKKFLKLKMNICEQCGYHLKMSSSERIELSIDPGTWDPMDEDMVSLDPIGFHSEEEPYKDRIDSYQRKTGLTEAVQTGVGQLNGILVAIGVMDFQFMGGSMGSVVGEKITRLIEYATNRLIPLIIVCASGGARMQEGSLSLMQMAKISSALYDYQSNKKLFYVSILTSPTTGGVTASFGMLGDIIIAEPNSYIAFAGKRVIEQTLNKTVPEGSQAAEYLFQKGLFDLIVPRNTLKSVLSELFKLHAFFPLNSNSIK